In one window of Leptospira sp. WS92.C1 DNA:
- the serB gene encoding phosphoserine phosphatase SerB, whose amino-acid sequence MLLIFTQNPKEICKEILLRTGDFASLQSEETFLLSSAPIKTQGEWSCIEWKIPRILGLSELIFIREIFAKKKSDLLQVSGLLDPKKKSFFAFDMDSTLIRQEVIDELARLAGVYDQVASVTKEAMEGNLDFHEALQKRCLYLKGLSSNIFEDLYLHLELNSGVSNLLQGLAKKNAMTAVFSGGFTDILEIFQKEYRIAEIRANVLERENGILTGRVTGNIVDKNKKLDFLREIRDRENILFSQVVAIGDGANDALMLNEAEIGIGFHAKDGLKKLITNWVDFAPMDTLLFLFS is encoded by the coding sequence TTGCTTTTAATTTTCACACAAAATCCGAAAGAAATTTGCAAAGAGATTTTATTGAGGACGGGCGATTTTGCATCCCTCCAATCTGAGGAAACGTTTCTACTTTCCTCGGCTCCGATCAAAACGCAAGGCGAATGGAGTTGTATCGAATGGAAGATTCCCAGGATCTTGGGACTTTCGGAACTCATTTTTATCCGAGAAATATTTGCGAAAAAAAAATCCGATCTTTTACAAGTGAGCGGTTTACTCGATCCGAAGAAGAAAAGTTTTTTTGCATTTGATATGGATTCCACCCTGATTCGTCAGGAAGTAATCGACGAGCTTGCAAGACTTGCCGGTGTTTACGATCAAGTCGCTTCGGTTACAAAGGAAGCGATGGAGGGAAACTTGGATTTTCACGAAGCGCTTCAGAAACGCTGTCTTTATCTCAAGGGACTTTCTTCTAACATTTTCGAAGATCTTTATCTCCATTTGGAATTGAATTCCGGTGTTTCTAATTTGTTACAAGGACTTGCAAAGAAGAATGCAATGACCGCGGTGTTTTCAGGCGGTTTTACGGACATTTTGGAAATCTTTCAAAAAGAATATAGGATCGCAGAGATTCGAGCCAATGTCCTGGAGCGAGAGAACGGGATTCTTACCGGCAGAGTGACAGGGAATATCGTAGATAAAAACAAAAAGCTGGATTTTCTCAGAGAAATTCGAGATCGTGAGAACATTTTGTTTTCTCAAGTAGTCGCAATCGGAGACGGGGCCAATGACGCTTTGATGTTAAACGAAGCGGAAATCGGAATCGGATTTCACGCTAAAGATGGTTTGAAAAAACTCATCACAAATTGGGTGGACTTTGCACCGATGGACACTCTGTTATTTTTGTTTTCGTAA